In Macrotis lagotis isolate mMagLag1 chromosome 8, bilby.v1.9.chrom.fasta, whole genome shotgun sequence, a single genomic region encodes these proteins:
- the FAM3D gene encoding protein FAM3D — MRLSGFLRLVVILFTLLATWYFTHTYHKRTGKVISLRSFLGSASKTISEKQSRNKCDNSKKCPEDFFTFKITSGAANVVGPSICFEDKLIMSGVKNNIGRGLNIALVDGKTGILKTHKTFDMFSGDINLLMEFLKEIPESALVLVASFDDPATKLNPEARKLLSDLGSAYAAELGFRDSWVFLGAKDIKEKSPFEEYLKNIPEQNKYEGWPEALKIEGCVPRKMI; from the exons GCTTCCTCCGCTTGGTGGTCATCCTTTTTACCCTGCTGGCCACATGGTACTTTACTCACACCTATCACAAGAGAACTGGCAAAGTCATCAGTTTACGAAGCTTCCTGG GTTCTGCTTCAAAGACAATCTCTGAGA AGCAGTCAAGAAATAAATGTGACAACAGCAAGAAATGCCCAGAGGATTTCTTTACCTTTAAGATCACAAGTGGAGCTGCTAATGTCGTGGGACCCTCCATATGTTTTGAAGACAAGTT aATCATGAGTGGTGTGAAAAATAACATTGGCAGAGGGCTCAACATTGCACTGGTGGATG GAAAAACAGGAATTCTCAAGACACACAAAACCTTTGATATGTTCTCAGGAG ACATTAaccttttaatggaatttctaaaagaaattccAGAGAGCGCCCTGGTACTGGTGGCATCATTTGATGACCCGGCCACAAA ACTAAACCCAGAAGCTCGAAAATTACTCTCTGACTTAGGAAGTGCTTATGCTGCAGAACTTGGTTTCCGTGACAGCTGGGTCTTCTTGGGTGCCAAAGACATCAAGGAAAAAAGTCCCTTTGAAGAG TACTTAAAGAACATTCCAGAGCAGAACAAATATGAGGGCTGGCCAGAAGCACTGAAGATAGAGGGCTGCGTCCCCCGCAAGATGATATAG